The Sinorhizobium fredii USDA 257 region AGAGCCATGGCGATGGAGGGGGGAATCTGAGGACATGGTTAACGATTGCTAAACAGGCTGATTCTCTTGGTTTTTCGGAGCGCGGCATCGTTGCCTCGTTAACAATTCATTAGGATTCTAGCGAATGCGGATTGCACTTAATTGTAAGAACCGGGCTAATGTGTCACTACGATACGATTAGGAACGGGCCTGCATATGAAAATGGCAACTGTTCTGGTGGATAAGCTGCGCGCCCGGTGTCCTGGGACGAGAGCTACGGCTATTCCATCGAGGCGATGCAATGGTGACCAATAGTAGTATTTGCGTAGATGTCTTGCGCGGAGCTTATGGGTCACCGCCCTGGTGAGGGAGTCTTGTGGCCTGGTATCGGCGCCAATGAGACGGCCATGAGCGGGCAATAGTAGTGAGGCGTATCCCTATGGCGACGAAGAAGAGCAACGAATCGATTGACGAAAAGGCCTTTCAGGCTCTGGAAGCGGCGCTGAAGATCGATTTTGACGACCTGAAGTCGGCCGTGCATGACAAGAATTCCTTGGATGATCCGGAGGAACAGGTGTCCGAGCCCAGCAAGAAGGCGGCCGCATCCGAGCAGAGGCGCCCTGCGAAGGAACAGCAGGAAGCACAGAAGGCCCGGACGAGTGAGACGCCTCGCAACCTTGCGCCGGAGCCCGCCCCGAAGCAGCCAGCACTTTCCCCGGCCAATGACGATACGCGCAGATCGCCTGCGGCAATGCTCCGCTCCCTCGAAGTACGATCCAGCCGAGCGGCGATCCGCGTCGCGGCGCTGATATCGCTGGTGTGGGCGCTTGCGGGTGTAGCGATCGGCCACCTCCTCTATGCGCCGCAGATCTGGCAGATACGCTCCCTCGGCGACCTGGCGGCCACGCCCGGTGTGGTCGGCATCCTGATCGGCATCGCCTTGCCGATCATGCTCTTCTTCTCCTTTGCCATCATGATTGCGCGTGCTCAGGAACTGCGCAATGCGGCCCGCTCGATGGCCGAGGTCGCCTTGCGGCTGGCGGAACCGGAAACCGCGGCAGCAGACCGCGTCATGGCCGTGGGCCAGGCGGTTCGGCGCGAAGTGTCGGCCATGAACGAGGGCATCGAACGCACGATCGCACGGGCGACCGAACTCGAGGCCCTTGTCCATTCCGAAGTCAGTGCGCTTGAACGCAGCTACAGCGAAAACGAACTGCGCGTTCGCACTCTGGTCCAGGAACTGGGGCTGGAGCGCGAAGCCATCGTCGGCCATTCCGAGCGGATCCGCTCGGCGATTGTCGGTGCCCACGGCAAGCTGAAGGATGACCTGGAGCTCGCAAGCGAAGACATCGCCTCGCGCATCGCGGTCTCGGGCGAAGCCTTCGCATCGCTGATCGACACCCGCGCCGCGGCCCTCAGCGAGAAATCGGATCATGCGCTGCAGACCCTCGGCACCATGCTCGACACCCGCACGGATGCGCTGCTTTCCGGCCTGACCGACGCCGGCGTGACGCTCAGCAAAGAGTTCGATGTGCGGCTCGATGCCCTCAGCGAGAACTTGACGAAGCGCGGCGAACAATTGCTCAGCCAGTTCGAAACCCGTGCCTCGACGCTCGATGCAAACACCGAGAAGCTGAACACCGCCCTTAACGAGCGCGCCCGCCAGTTGAATGAAACCCTGATCGCGCGCACCCGCGACCTCAACGAAAGCTTGAGCGTCGGCCAACACGCGATTGCCGGCGGCCTCGAAGACATGCTTTCGTCGCTCAATGCGGCACTGGACGAAAAGGGCGCGAGTTTCCGCCAGAGCCTGAAGTCGAGCGCCGACGACGCGATCATGGATCTGGATCTCCGCGGCGGTTTCTTCGAAGAAAAGCTGCAGACGACCGTCGGACACCTGGCAACCGCCTTCGACGAGCGTTTCCACGAATTCGCCAGTGCCTTCGACAAGCGGGCGAGCCTGCTCGACACCAAGTTGATGGAGAGCCTGCACAGGATCAACGAAACCGTGTCCGGCGGTTCGGATGCGATCGGCACTGCCTTGGACAGCAGCGTCGACAAGATCAGTTCGGCGCTCTCCGACCAGTCTCTGACGCTCGCCACGGCGCTTGGAGCAACCCAGGATTTCATCGAAGAGACGATCGGCAATCGCACCTCGGAACTCAGCAGCCTCATCGGCAATGCTCACAGCCGCATCGAGGGCGTGCTTACCGACAAGACCAGTTCGCTGATGGGCGCTCTGACGGAAGCACAGGAGAGGATCGAAGGTGGTTTCGGCCAGCGCGCCGATGCCCTCGCCAATGCGCTGACGACAAGCGAGCAGCGTCTGACGGATGGTCTGGATTCCCGGACATCCGCCTTCATCGACGGCCTGCAATCGGCCCATGCCCGCATCGAGCAGACGCTCACGGGCTCCACCGACGAGATCACCAGCGCCATCGCTGCCAGCCAGCATCGGCTGGACAATACGCTTTCGGAGCGCACCGCCGCGCTGTCGGCCGCCCTCACCTCGGGCGCGAGCGCACTGGAAGACACGGTCGGCGGCACGGCCGACCGTCTGGAGCGCGTCCTCTCCGAACGTGGCCAGACGATCTCCGCGGCCCTGACCGGCCAGACGACAATGCTTGAAGGGGTCCTGTCGGAGCGCAGCCAGGCGATCACCGACACGCTGGCCAGCCAGACGGCTGCCCTCGACGGCGTGCTCTCCGAGCGCGCCGTGCAAATCGATAAGACCATGTCGGCACGCGCAAGTGAGATGGCGGACTCGCTCAGCCGCCATGCCGAAGACGTCGCCGACAGCCTGACCTTCCGCGCGATGGCCGTGGCCGAAACGATGACCGACCGCGTCGGCGAGATCGAGAACAAGCTTTCGCTAAGCGTCTCCGAGGTCGCCGAGAATCTGGGCGGTCGCGTCAGTCAGATCGCCGACACCCTCACCGATACCAGTGCACGCATCGCCGAGGATCTCAGCAGCCGCGTCGGCAAGATTTCCGACTCGCTGGCAGGAACCAGCGCTGAGATCGCCGAAGCGCTGACGGCCCGCACGTCGGAAGCAACGGCGTCGCTCGCCGGCAAGGCGGCCGAGATCGAGCAGACGCTCTCCGGCAAGGCCGACCATCTGCGGGACACGCTGACGACGACGCATGATCAGATACGCTCGACGCTCGACGATCGCATAAAGGCGATCAATCTCGCCGTCGGACAGGGCCGCGATCAACTGGAAGAGCTGCTGTCCGACCAGTCGATGGCGATGGCAACGTCGCTTGCGACGAGCGCCGGTATGCTCGAAATGTCACTCGAAGAACGCCAGGCTTCGATCACTGGCGCGATCGAGCGCGGCACCGAGGCGCTCACCGCACGGACCTCGGAAGCGGCCGCGTCGCTCGCCAGCACGGCGGCCGAGATTGACCAGACGCTCTCCGGCAAGACCGCACAGTTGCGCTCGAGGCTCGACCAACAGATCGACACAATCAACCTGGTCGTCGGACAGGGCCGCGAGCGATTGGAAGAGCTGCTGTCCGATCAGTCGATGGCGATGGCGACAACGCTTGCGACGAGCGCCAGCATGCTCGAAATGTCGCTCGAAGAACGCCAGGCTTCAATCGCCGGCGCGATCGAGCGCAGCACCGAAGCATTCGCAGCACGGACCTCGGAAGCGGCCGCATCGCTTGCCGGCAAGGCGGCCGAGATCGACCAGACGCTCTCCAGCAAGACCGAACAATTGCGAGACACGCTGACGACGACGCGTGACCAGATACGCTCGACGCTCGACGATCGCATAAAAGCGATCAATCTCGCCGTCGGCCAGGGCCGCGAACAATTGGAAGAGCTGCTGTCCGACCAGTCGATGGCGATGGCGACGACGCTGGCGACCAGCGCCAGCATGCTCGAAATGTCGCTCGAAGAGCGGCAGGCCTCGATCGCCGGCGCTATCGACCGCGGCACCGAAGCGCTCGATCAGCGCATGCGCTCGACGACCGGCAACATCGCCGAGCGACTTGCCGAGACGGCCGACCAGATCAGCCTCGCTGCCGACACTCTGACCAATCGCGTCGATATTTCGCTCAACGGCATCAACAATCGTCTCGACGAGACCGGTGCGAGGATCGAATCGAGCTTCGCATCGCTCGAAGACCGCGTTCGCGGCGGCGTCAGCAACGTCAGCGCCATCGTCGACGACACCGGCGGCCGCATAGAAACGACGCTGGGCTCCCTCGAGGATCGCGTCCGCGACAGCGTCGGCAGCGTCAAGGCCATTGTCGACGATACTGGCAACCGCATTGGAACGACGCTCGGCTCTCTCGAGGGTCGCATCCGCGACAGCGTCGGCAGCGTCAACGCCATCGTCGACAATGCCGGACAGCGGATCACGGAAAGCCTCGCGGAGCGCGCCGGCGAAATCGACCGAATCAGCGAGACCGCGGCGGCCCGCATCACCTCCGCCATGGACGACGGGGCTGGCCGCATCGCCTCCGCGATGGATGCTGGTGCAGGCCGCATCGAAGAGCGACTCGGCACGATGGACCGCGCCCTCAACATCGGCCTCGAAAACGTCAACCGGACGATCGAAGGCAAGGCGGCGGCGCTTGTCACCAGCCTGCGAAGCGCCGTCAAAGATGCTTCCCAGGAAATTGACACGGAAGCCGCACGTTCCGCCGAGTTGCTCTCCAAGGCCGGTGCTGATTTCGCCAGTGCCTTGGCGGCCCGCAATGCCGAGTTCGCCAATTCGATCGAAGAGACGGCCTCGGCGACGGCGGCACGCCATGCCGAACTTGCCCGGACGGTCACGGACGCCGCCGATAAAGCCACAACCCGCCTCGCCTCGACCCAGGATCAGATCGCCGGCCACACCCAGAGCATCCAGCAAAGCCTGACGGATGCGGAAAAGGCGCTCGATGCGCGCGGCCAGTCGATCCGCAGCGTACTCGACGACAGCACCCGCGAGCTGAATTCCATGCTGGCCGGCCGTTCGCTCGAACTCACCCGTCTTCTCGACGAGCAGGCGCGTCCAGTCATCGAGCAATACGCGGCAACGGGCAAGGAAGCCGCCGCACGTATCGCCGCCCTGACCCAGGAAAGCGCCGAACGCCTGCGGGCGGAAAACGCGGCGCTCGTCAACGCCATCACGGAACGGACCAGCGAAACGCTCGATGCGATCTCGCTCCGGGCCGAAGAGACCGCCAAGGCGATGAAGATGGTCGAGAACCGGCTGCAGTCGACGGCCATGGGGCTCATCGACCAGCTCGCGACCAACAATTCCGCCATTGCATCGGTCATCGAGCAGGCGAACGGCAGTCTCGGGGACATGGATCAGCGTCTGGAAGCGGCCGCAGCGAAGGTTTCCGAATCGACGCGGCATGCATCCGACATGCTGTCCAGCTCCACCCGCCTCATCGAAGGCCGCGTCGACAAACTCTCCGACATCGCCGCATCGACGCTCTCGCAGATCGGCGGCATCGTCGGCCGGTTCGAGGACCATTCCAAGGTGCTTGGCCAGGCCTCCAACCTGCTGGCAGCAGCCCAGTCGAACCTGGTCAGCACGCTGGAGGAGCGGCAGGACGCCCTGCGGACCCTTTCCGTGGGTCTTGTTCAGCGTTCGGAAGAGATCGAACGCACGATGCGCGCGCTCGAAGGTTTCGTCGACGGCGCCTTCCAGCGAGCCGAGGAGCGCTCCGGTCAGGTCGCCGGCAACCTTCGCAACGGCATCCAGTCCTCCTTCACCGATGTCGGAAAGCTTCTCTCCAACACCGAGCAGCGTGCTGCGGAAGCTGCCGAGGCCATGCGCACCACACTTGCCGAAGCAGGCGGCGAAGCTGCCGCGTCCGTGGAGGGCGTGTTCTCCCGCGCCGAAGAGCGGTCGCGGCAGATCGCCGAGGCGCTGCGCTCCGGCGTCGAAAGCTCAATCGCGGACGCGAACAAGACGCTATCGCAGATCGAGGGCCGCGCGCTCAGCGCCTCCGAGGCCCTGCGCCAGGCAGTCGCCAAGGCTGGTGACGAAGCAAGCCAGGCACTTGAAGGCGCTTTCGGCAACGCGGAGGAACGCGCCAAGGATGCGGCGTCCCGCCTGCGCGGCAGCATCGGCGCTTCGGTCTCGGACGTCGAGCGGATGCTGGCGGAAAGCGGCAAGAGGTCGGATGGCGTTGCAACGCAGCTGCGCGAGGCCATGCGCCAGGCGATCGACGAAGCGATCAGCCGCTTCAGCGGCGCGACCGATGACATCCGTCGTTCCGCCGGCGAGATCCGCAAGGAACTCGACATGACCCGCGAGGAATTGAAGCGCGGCGCCTTCGACCTACCGGAAGAGGCCAAGGAGAATGCCGCGGTGATGCGTCGTGCCGTTGCCGAGCAGATCAAGGCGCTGCAGGAGCTCTCCGAAATCATCGGCAAGTCTTCGACGCATCTCGAGGTCGCCCAGCCGGTTCGCCAGCAACCGGCGCTGGCCGCTCCCGCCCCTGTCGTTCCGGCGCCCGTCGCGCCGCAAGAGCCTGCAGCCCAGCAGCCAGCGATCCAACAGCAGCCAGCGGTCCAGCCGCAGCCTGCCGCGCCGGCCCCGGCGCTGCGCGGCAGCCTGGGCCTGGAACAGGCGACGCGGCCGTTGCAGCCTGCCCGTCCGACGGCTGCCGAAGAGCGCGTCGAGGAAGGCGGCGGCTGGATGCGCGACCTTCTTCGCGCCGCCTCCCGCGAGGAAGAGCCGCAGGCCGCACGCCCTCGACCGGCCGAGAGCCAGCCTGTGGCACGCGCCGGAGACAGCCGCAATCCGCGTCACGTGGTCGAATCGTTGAACTCGCTGTCGGTGGATATCGCCCGGGCGATCGACCACGACGCCTCGGTCGAACTGTGGCGTCGTTACCAGCGCGGCGAGCGGGACGTCTTCACCCGCCGGCTCTATACGCTGAAGGGGCAGCAGACCTTCGACGAGATCAAGCGGAAGTATGATCGCGAGCCCGAGTTCCGCACCGCGGTCGATCGCTACATCGCCGACTTCGAAAAGCTGCTTGCCGATGTCGCACGCAACGATCCGGACAAGCGCATCACCCAGACCTACCTGACGTCGGATACCGGTAAGGTCTACACCATGCTCGCCCACGCGGCCGGACGCTTCAGCTAATCGCTGGCAAAAAGATCCTAGATGTTGAGAACGGCCTCGTTGAAAGACGGGGCCGTTCTTGCATTTGAACGAACGCAGCCCCAGCGTGATGTCAGCTCCTGCAAGTCTCCTTAAATCGGAGCCGATTTAAGGGTAAGAGCATGCAGCAGCCATTCAAAGTTCTACAGAGACCTTTGTGCGACTGAAGAGACGCAACGGCTCTGCGGTCCGCAGCCGCTCAGGAGTGTGCCATGAGACCCCGGATAAAAGTCCTTACGCTCGCCGTGAACGATCTGCAAAGGTCCCTCGCCTTTTATCGCGACGGCTTGGGCCTGCCGACCAAGGGCGTCATCGGTGAGGAATTTGAAGACGGCGCGGTCGTCTTCTTCCACATGGGCGATGATCTGATACTGGCGCTATATCCGGCGCCGTCGCTTTCCAAGGATGCGAAGATCAGCGTGACAGAGGCGCGGCTTGGCGCCGTATCGATCGGTCATATCGTCAACTCGAAGGCCGAAGTCGATGCAATCATGAAGCAGGCGGCGGACGCCGGCGCCGTCGTAACCGACCCCGCGTCCGATCGTTTCTGGGGCGGCTATTCGGGCTACTTCCATGATCCGGACGGACATCTGTGGGAAATCGCCTGGAACCCGCAATGGACCGTCGAGGACTGAAGCGGTCCGAGGGACGAGCGCGGATCGCGTCGAGAAAAAAGGCTCCATGCAAAAAAGCCCCGGTTTCTGCCGGGGCCTTTCTCCGTAACGCGGTCTGGCAATGCAAGCTTCCGATCAATGTTCCTTGTTGGCGTAAACCGACTTCTTCGTCAGATAGATCAGGCCGGTGAAGATCAGCAGGAACACCATGACCATGAAGCCGGTGCGCTTGCGGTCTTCGAGATGCGGCTCTGCGGCCCACATCAGGAATGCCGAGACGTCCCTGGCGTACTGGTCGACAGTCTGCGGTGCACCGTCGTCATAGGTGACCTGGTCGTCGGAGAGCGGTTTCGCCATCGCCAGCGCCGAGGCGCTCACGAAGTACGGGTTGTAGTGCGTCCCTTCGGCGACCTGAACACCTTCCGGCGGCTCCTGGTAGCCCGTCAGCAGCGCGTGGATATAGTCCGGACCGCCTTCCTGGTAGGGCCAGAAGATGTCGAAGACGAATTGCGGGAAGCCGCGCTCGATGCCGCGCGCCTTGGCGATAAGCGAGAAGTCCGGTGGTGCGGCGCCGTTGTTGGCGGCCGCTGCGGCTTCCTTGTTCGGGAACGGAGACGGGAAGTGGTCGGACGGAATGGCCTTGCGCGTGAACATCTCGCCATCGCCATTCGGGCCGTCCTGCACCTCGTAGTTCGCCGCAAACGCCTTCACCTGGGCGTCGGAATAGCCGAGGCCGTGCTCAAGCGTGCGGAATGCGACGAGCTCCATCGAATGGCAGGCAGAACAGACTTCGGTGTAAACCTTGAGACCGCGCTGCAGCTGGCCCTTGTCGTAGTGGCCGAAGAGGCCGGCGAAGGTCCAATCCTGCTGTTCCGGCTTGTGCAGCGGATAGTGCGGCGTAGCGCCGGCGGCATGCTCCTCGCCGCCTGCTTCCTCGCCTTGGGCCAAAGCAGCCCCCAGACCGAGACCGGCGACGACAGCGAGTGACAGAATGCCTGTAACAAGCTTTTTCATTTTTGTGAGTTCCTTATCAATCGCTGTTCCGGTCAGGCGTGCGCGGTCTTCGGCTGCGCCTTGGCATTCTGCTTCTCCAGCACCGCCTCGGTGATGGAGTTCGGAATGCGCTTCGGCGTTTCGATCAGGCCGAGGAGCGGCATGATGACGAGGAAGAAACCGAAGTAGTACAGCGTGCCGAGCTGCGACATGACGACGTACAGGCCTTCCGCCGGGCGGGAACCGAGCCAGCCGAGCATCAGGGCATTGGCGACGAAGATCCAGAAGAACAGCTTGTACCAGGGACGGTAGACGGCCGAGCGGACCTTGGACGTGTCGAGCCAGGGCAGGAAGAACAGGACGATGATCGAACCGAACATCACCAGAACGCCACCGAGCTTGGAGTCGATCGGGCCGATGTTGAAGGTGATGGCGCGCAGCATCGCGTAGAACGGCAGGTAATACCATTCCGGAACGATGTGAGCCGGGGTCTTCAAGGCGTCAGCCGGAATGTAGTTGTCCGGGTGACCGAGATAGTTCGGCATGTAGAAGACGAACCAGGCGTAGACGATGAGGAAGATCGAGACGCCCAGCGCATCCTTCAGCGTCGCATAGGGCGTGAAGGCCACGGTGTCGGTCTTCGACTTCACTTCGACACCGGTCGGATTGGTCTGGCCGGTGACGTGCAGAGCCCAGATGTGCAGGACGACAACGCCGGCGATCATGAAGGGCAGCAGGTAGTGCAGCGAGAAGAAGCGGTTGAGCGTCGGCTGGTCGACGGCGAAGCCGCCAAGCAGGAACTGCTGGATCCACTCGCCCACCAGTGGGAAGGCCGAGAAGAAGCCGGTGATAACCGTTGCACCCCAGAAGGACATCTGACCCCAGGGCAGAACGTAGCCCATGAAGCCGGTCGCCATCATCAGCAGATAGATGACGACGCCGAGAATCCACAGGATCTCGCGCGGCGCCTTATAGGAGCCGTAATAGAGACCGCGGGCAATGTGCAGATAGACCGCGATGAAGAAGAAGGAGGCGCCGTTGGCATGCAGGTAGCGCAGCAACCAGCCATGGTTGACGTCGCGCATGATCTTTTCGACCGAGTTGAACGCAACGCTTGCTTCGGCGACATAGTGCATCGCCAGCACGATCCCCGTCAGGATCTGGACGATGAGCATCACCGAGAGCATCGCGCCGAAGGTATAGGCATAGTTCAGGTTGCGCGGCACCGGATAGGAGACGAACGAGTCGTGAACGAGGCGCGGCAGCGGAAGACGGGAATCAACCCACTTCTCTATGCCCGTCGTTGGCGTGTAGGTTGAATGTTCAGCACTCATTATCAGTAGTCCCCTCAACCGATCTTGATAACTGTGTCGGAAACGAACGTGAAGGTCGGCACGGCGAGGTTTTCCGGTGCCGGGCCTTTGCGGATGCGGCCGGCCGTATCGTAGTGCGACCCGTGGCAGGGACAGAACCAACCGCCGAAATCGCCGGCCTGCCCGAGCGGAACGCAGCCGAGATGCGTGCAGGAACCGATCATCACGATCCAGTTTTCCTTGCCCTCGCCGGCGGAGCGATCGAGATCGGTCGCTTGCGCATCGGTGGTGAGATTGGCGTTGCGCGCGACCGGGTCCTTGAGCTCTTCGAGCGGCACGGCCTTCGCGTCCTCGACTTCCTTGTCGGTGCGGTTGCGGATGAAGACCGGCTTGCCGCGCCACTTCGCCGTCAGCGACATGCCGGGCTGGAGGCTCGAAACGTCGACCTCGATCGAAGCAAGCGCGAGCGTCGATGCATCCGGGCGCATCTGGTCGATGAACGGCCAAGCCGCCGCGCCGGCGCCGACAACGCCGGCCATGCCTGTGGCCAGATACAGGAAATCGCGGCGAGTGGGCTCGCCCAAGGTCTCGCTTGAAGTGTCGTGTTCGCTCACGGCTAAACCATCCTCTCACGCAATGTGCGGAAACCGCATCCGCCCCCGGCGCGTTTCCTTCCCTTCCCAGGTCTCGAAGCGCACCCTATCTTCACGCTGCCACCCTGCCCGACTTGCAGCAGCAAGCCTTGGCGGGCGTCAGAATCCGGAGAATCCTGCACGCAGAATCCCCAACAATCCGGCGCGTTCTATGCTTGATCGTGAACTATGTCCAGCCTTCACAAGAGGAGGTGGGCAGATTGTCGCGGGGGAGAGAGGCAGTCAATGAGCACAAGGGGTTGACGCGGTCGAGGGGCGTGTTGGCGCCCCCTATTCCGCCGCCTCTTCCTGCGCGATGAAACCGCCGGACTGGCGCGCCCAGAGTTCAGCATAGAGGCCGCCGCGCGCGATCAGCTCGGCGTGGCTGCCATCCTCGACGATATGTCCTCGGTCCATCACGACCAGACGGTCAAGTGCGGCGATCGTCGATAACCTGTGAGCGATCGCGAGCACCGTCTTGCCCTGCATCAGTCGCTCCAGATTGGTCTGGATCGCTGCCTCCACTTCCGAATCGAGCGCCGAGGTCGCCTCGTCGAGAACGAGAATGGGCGCGTCCTTGAGCATCACCCGGGCGATCGCAATCCTCTGCCGCTGGCCGCCGGAGAGCTTGACGCCCCGTTCGCCGACATGGGCGTCGAAGCCCCTGCGGCCGCGCTGATCCTGCAGACCGACGATGAAGTCATAGGCTTCCGCCTTGCGCGCCGCTTCCGTGAGCTGTTCGTCCGTCGCACCGGGCCGGCCGAAGAGAATATTGTCGCGGATCGATCGATGCAGAAGCGACGTGTCCTGGCTGACCATGCCGATCTGGGCGCGAAGCGATTCCTGCCGGACCGTGGCGATATCCTGGCCGTCGATCAGAATCCGGCCGCCCTCGAGATCGTAGAAGCGCAGCAGCAGATTGACCAACGTCGACTTGCCGGCACCGGAGCGGCCGACGATGCCGACCTTTTCACCGGGGCGGATGGTGAGAGAAAAATCATCGATGACGCCGCCACCCTTGCCGTAGTGAAACGCCACCTGCTCAAAACGGATCTCTGGCCGGTTTACGGTCAGATCAGGCGCGCCGGGCCGATCGACGAGGCCGATCGATTGGGAGACCAGCTCGGCCGAATTCTGGATCGTGCCGATATTGCGCATGATGGCGTTGAATTGCGACATCATCCGCCCGAGCAGCATGTTGAGGCGCAGCACCAGCGCCAGCGTGAAGGCGACCGCACCCGAGCTGACCGCCCCTGCAAGCCATAGGTGAACCGCGTAGACGGCAATCGCCGCGATCATCATCCCCGAAAGTAAGGCCTGCGACGCCCGCACGCCCGTCAGAAGCCGGGTAAATGGGATGACCGCCCCTTGGAAGCGGTCGAAGCCCGC contains the following coding sequences:
- a CDS encoding ABC transporter ATP-binding protein, with the protein product MLRAIVTIFENWISPFAPRDRLQPPRSLWGFAWFYASQAKGPFLAMAALGGLVAMLEAGLFYFVGRLVDVLDTIRPQDGWSGLIASNGPELLFMLLTVLVFRFLAVALAALVEEQAIITGFLNLVRWQTYVYVARQSLTFFQNDFSGRIVTKVWSGAQATSDLIVSLLQVIWFILIYTASTMALIAQLDWRLAAMVAFWIVVFLSLARYFVPRVRKHARDTAEMASMLNGRMVDAYSNIQTLKLFGSDEENDRYIRAGFDRFQGAVIPFTRLLTGVRASQALLSGMMIAAIAVYAVHLWLAGAVSSGAVAFTLALVLRLNMLLGRMMSQFNAIMRNIGTIQNSAELVSQSIGLVDRPGAPDLTVNRPEIRFEQVAFHYGKGGGVIDDFSLTIRPGEKVGIVGRSGAGKSTLVNLLLRFYDLEGGRILIDGQDIATVRQESLRAQIGMVSQDTSLLHRSIRDNILFGRPGATDEQLTEAARKAEAYDFIVGLQDQRGRRGFDAHVGERGVKLSGGQRQRIAIARVMLKDAPILVLDEATSALDSEVEAAIQTNLERLMQGKTVLAIAHRLSTIAALDRLVVMDRGHIVEDGSHAELIARGGLYAELWARQSGGFIAQEEAAE